ATTCATGCTTTCAACGGCTGCGCCAAAAAACACACAACTATGGTACCTGCTATTCGTAAAGCTTTCAATGCGGCATTTACGCCAGAAAAATATGCGGCGTTTTTAGATGACATGCACCGCATTCATCCCGGAGATATTGAGTTTCGGATTGCAGAAACACCGGTGTTTGTGCCACAATCATTTACACAACAAGTACTGCAAGCCTGCGAAGACATTGTGGATGTAATTGTGCGGGATGACTTTAAAACGTTGACAGAATCCGCCATTCCGGCTGCTTATAAAATGGCTGGCGAAAATGCTCATACCGATTTCATAGCTTTCGATTTTGGAATTTGTAAAAACGAAGCTGGCGAATTCATTCCGCAGCTGATTGAAATGCAAGGCTTCCCTACCCTGTTTGGGTATCAGGTGTTTCACGATGCCATTACCAAAAAGCATTTTCCCATACCCGAAGGTTTTGATAGTTACCTCAACGGCCATAACCGCGACAGTTATGTGGCTTTATTGAAAGAAGTGATTATTGGCCGGCATAAACCCGAGGAAGTGATATTGCTGGAAATTTATCCTGAGCAACAAAAAACAAGAATTGATTTCAGTTGTACCAAAGACCTGATTGGCATTGAAACCGTTTGCCTCAGCAAACTGCGCAACGAGGGCCGTCGTTTGTATTACGTGAAGGCCGATGGCAGCAAACAATGCATCAGCCGCATATACAACCGGGTAATTTTTGATGATCTGGAAAAGCAACAATTGCCGGCAGAGAGCATCAATATCCTTTCCGATTGGGATGTTGAATGGTGTCCGCATCCGCACTGGTTTTACCGCATCAGCAAATACACTTTGCCTTTTATCAATAGCCCGTATGTGCCCGAAACAAGGTTTCTGCATCAGGTACATCCCTTGCCAGAAAACCTACAGGATTATGTGTTGAAACCACTCTTTTCTTTTGCCGGGCAAGGCGTCATCATCGATGTAACAAAAGCAGATATTGATGCGGTAAAAGATCCTGAAAACTGGATTCTGCAAAAGAAAGTGCAATACGCCGATGCCATAGAAACGCCAGACATTCCGGCCAAAGCCGAAATCCGCATTTTCTATTTTTGGCCCAAAGGAGCTGCACGACCTTTTGCAGCTCAAAACCTGGCCCGCCTGAGCAAGGGTAAAATGATTGGTGTACGCTACAATGCCGATAAAGAATGGGTAGGCGGTTCGCTGGTGTACTTTGAACAGTAACTTTTTATGTAAAATGAAACGGGGCAGTGATCATCACCGCCCCGTTTTTATTATTTACCAAAGAAGAAATATGCTATGACGACCGCTGCTATTACGCCTATGAAATCAGCAATCATGCCGGCCCAAATGGCATAACGCACTTTCTTGATGCCTACACTGCCAAAGTACAAGGCAAGAATGTAGAAAGTAGTATCGGCGCTACCCTGGAATGTACTGGCCATTTTGCCCACAAAGCTGTCGGGGCCGTGGGTTTTAAACACATCCAACATAAGGCCACGGGCACCGCTGCCACTGAATGGTTTCATAATGGCCACGGGCAAAGCCGGCACAAACTCATTGCCAAACCCCATGGCAGAAAAAGCATACGCAAAACCATTGATGATGAAGTCCAAGGCACCGCTTTCGCGGAACACCCTTATGCCCACCAGCATACCAACGAGGTAAGGAATAATTTTTACAATCACATCCCAACCGCCTTTGGCACCTTCTATAAAAGCATCAAACACATTCACTTTTTTCCAAAGTCCACCAATGATGAATGAGGCAACGATTAAAAACAAAATGAGGTTGCCAAAAACCTTGCTGAAGGTTTCACGGGTAAGAAAAACAGGTTCAGAAAAACTAGCCTGAGAAGGAAGTACGCTAATAAAGAGCATGAAACCCACCACCGCTGCCAGCATGCCAAACAACCACAACGCCAGCACCCGATCGAATTTCAGGCGTTGCCAAAAAGCGGTGACTACAATACTGGCCAAGGTGGTGATAACTGTACCAAGTACACAAGGAATGAAAACGCTGGTAGGATCGGTAGAACCAGAACTGGCACGGTAAGCAAAAATGCTGAGCGGCAATAAGGTAAGCCCACTGGTATGCAGCACCAGAAACATGATTTGCGCATTGGTCGCCGTGTCTTTATTGGGGTTCAGCGTTTGCAAACTATCCATGGCTTTGAGGCCAAATGGCGTGGCGGCATTATCGAGGCCAAGCATGTTGGCACTAAAGTTCATCACCATTTGGCCCATGGCCGGGTGCTTTTCGGGCACTTCCGGAAACAACCTTTTGAGAAATGGATTGAGAATGCGGGCCAGAAAATTGATGGCACCAGCCTTTTCGCCAATGTTCATGAGGCCAAGGAAAAAGACCATGACACCGGTGAGCGGCAATGCTACATCCATTACAGCACCTTTGCCCGATTCAAACATGCCATCAACCAGCCGTTTGAAAATTTCATAGTCTTGAAAAACGATGAGTTTAACCAAGGCCACCAACAGGCCTACAATGAAAAATGCAATCCAAACGTAATTAAGTGCCATGCAAACCAAATGAGGTTGCCAATATCCTTAATCCCGTTGATATTGCATCAATTCGAGCACAAACTTTCTGGGCTTCTTCTTCTTTCTACAGCAGGTGATGAATGCGACGCATCATCAGTGCAAATAAATAATTGAGCATTGCGTGTGATTTTATAATTGGTTGACAAATTTGATTCCAAAACCGCTGCACGTTTCGTTAAATACGTAAGCTGCCAATCTTCGGGATGAGCCACGCTTTTTTACGGATAAACGCAGCTACACCACTTCAATAAAGACAGTTTAACAGCCAAATAGTTTATTGCCCCTACTTTTGCAGCCTCAAAAAATATACTATGGCATTGCAGGCAGGCATCGTAGGGTTGCCAAACGTGGGTAAATCAACCTTGTTCAACGCGGTTAGTAATAGTGCCAAGGCGCAGGCCAGCAACTATCGCTTTTGTACCATCGACCCCAACGTGGGTTTGGTGGATGTACCCGATCCGCGGCTGGATAAACTCCGGGATTTGGTCATACCTGAACGTGTGGTGCCTACCCAAATCGAAATTGTGGACATTGCCGGACTGGTGCGTGGCGCCAGCAAGGGCGAAGGTTTGGGCAACAAGTTTTTGGCCAATATTCGTGAGGTTGATGCCATCATTCATGTGGTACGCTGCTTTGAAGATGAGAATGTACTGCGGGAAGAAGGCGCCATCAACCCTGTAAGTGATAAAGAAATCATTGATACCGAGCTGCAGTTGAAAGACCTCGACAGCGTGGAGAAGAAAATAGCCCGCATTGAAAAGCAAGCCAAAAACGGCGATGCCAAAATGAAGGCAGAACTGGATGTATTGCAGCGCTGCAAAGCACATCTGGAACAGGGCAAAAGCATTCGTTCACTCGACTTAGGCAACGAAGAAAAACCTGCAATTGCTGATTTGTTTTTGCTGTCTGCAAAGCCAGTGTTGTATGTAGCCAACGTGGACGAAGCCTCCATGCAAACGGGTAACAAATACAGCGAAGCATTACAAGCCATGGCTGATGCAGAAGGTGCCGGCATCATCATCATGAACAACTCTATTGAAGCGCAGATTACCGAAATGGAAGACCCTGCAGATAAAGAACTGTTTATGTCGGAATACCATATGGAAGAGCCAGCCTTGCACCGCCTGATTCGTTCGGTGTATAAGCTTGCTGAAACTGCAAACCTATTTTACCGCAGGGGTAAAAGAAGTACGTGCATGGACCATTCAGGAAGGTTGGAAAGCGCCACAGGCCGCCAGCGTTATCCATACCGATTTTGAAAAAGGATTCATCAAGGCAGAAGTGATAGCTTACAACGACTTTGTACAATATGGTTCGGAAGCCGCCTGCCGCGACAACGGTAAACTTCGGATTGAAGGAAAAGAATACATTGTAAAAGACGGCGACATCATGCACTTCCGTTTCAACGTATAACGTAGTTGAAGCTTTGTATAAAAGAAAAACCGCAGCCTTACAGACTGCGGTTTTTTAATAGCTTGATGCGTTCCAAACGCTTGATGATATTTTTATCGGCTGCCAATTTTTGCAACGCTGCCAGATGCCTGTCGTGGTGCAAATCGGTACCTACCCAGGTTACTAACTGCTCATCCAAAAGCTTTTCGGCAACCTTCTGCGAAGGCTTTCCATAATAGCCAGTCAATGACAAAATGTTGATTTGTAAATCGGCGCCAGCATCCACGAAAGATTCGTATTTATCGAAGCGATCGAAGTAAAACGGATAGCGTTCCGGGTGTGCCAGAATGGGCTCATACCCTTTGGTTTGCAATTGAAAAATCATCTCCCGGATATTGGGCGATTCGAAAGCAAAACTCATTTCGATGAGTATGCGTTTGCCGGGTAATTCTACCAAATCATTTTTTTCAAGAATAGCCTCAAAATCATAATCGGTCATGTACTCCGCAGAAAAACCTTTGAGACTTGTCCACCCTTTTTCATCCGTTGCTGTCTTCAATTTCCGATAGGCATCTTCAATGCTTGTTGGTGTATTGGGATGCACTTCTCCCAACACATGCGGTGTACAATACACTGTATGATAACCCAACTGCATCAAAGATTCCAGCAAAAACAAAGAGGTATCTACATCGGGGCTCCCATCGTCGATACCTGGTAACAAATGATTGTGCATGTCTGCACCAATGCATGACAGTGTATCTGATATAGCTGGTTCTTTTTTCTTAAAAAATGAAAACATGCGAATGATTCAGCTACCCTATTTTCTGGCAGTGAGCTACGAAAATACGTAATGGAAAATGGTTAATTGGATGCAGTTACCTGCGTTTTGTTCATTTCGTCAAACGACTGATAAATAGAGTTGTTGCTGATATACTCAGGCACCATGCGTTTCATTTGACGCACCACATTTTCGTCGTTGTTTTGAAAGGCTTCCTGCAGCAAGGCATCGATGGCTTTGTTAATGGCATAGAAGTCATATTCGGCCACCCTGGCTATCAATATTTTCTTGTGGTGTGTTGGAACAACCTCTTCCTTTTTATTGAGCAGTTCTTCGTACAATTTTTCGCCAGGACGCAAACCAGTGAATTTAATTTCAATGTCTTTACCCGGCACATAACCCGCCAGTTTAATCATCTTTCTTGCCAGATCCTGAATGCGAACAGGTTCGCCCATATCAAACAACAATACCTCGCCCCCATTTCCCATGGTTACTGCTTCCAGCAACAAAGAGCATGCTTCGGGAATGGTCATGAAGAAACGAATGATATCGGGGTGCGTCACCGTTAGCGGTCCGCCAGCAGCTATTTGTTCTTTAAACCTTGGAATAACCGAGCCATTGGAACCAAGTACATTTCCGAAACGAGTAGTAATAAACTTAGTATGTGTTTTGTGTACCGGAAGACCGTTTTCAGATACGGCATTTGAAGCCAAATGAACGACCTTCTTATCACGGTTACCCAATGATTGGCAATAGATTTCTGCAATACGTTTGCTCGCCCCCATGACATTTGTCGGATTGATGGCTTTGTCGGTAGACACCAGCAAGAAACGTTCTACTTCATATTCAATGGAGAGGTCTGCTAAAATTTTAGTGCCCATCACATTGTTGCGAATAGCCTCAGAAGGATGGTACTCCATCATAGGCACATGCTTGTAAGCAGCAGCATGAAATACAATCTGCGGGTGGAAACGTTTGAACAAACTTTCCATCGAGCTTTCTTCACGAACATCACCAATAAATAAGGCAATGCTACAATCGGGGAAATGATTTCTCAGTTCGTATTCCAGTTCGTAGAGGCCGGTTTCATTTTGGTCGCAAAGAACCAATACCGAAGGTTTGATGCTTGCTACTTGCCGGGCCAATTCGCTACCGATAGAGCCCGCTGCACCCGAAATCAGAATACGCTTACGGGAAATAAGATCTGTAACCTGCTGGTTTTGCAGTTTGATTTGCGGCCTACCCAACAACTCTTCAATTCGGATTTCCTTGAGTTGGGTAATGTTCAGCTGGCCACGAATCCATTGATCAATGGGAGGAATATTCCTCACCTGAATATCGTTTGCCAAGCAAAAATCAACAACCTGATTTTTGACATCCGCTTCCATTTCGGGTTTGGCAAACAATATCATACCTACCTCACCCCATTCTTCTATTACGTTTTGAAGTTGGTCGAGGCTGTAAATTTTGATGTTGTCGATGGTTTTACCAACGTAAGAAGGATCGTCATCTACAAATCCAACGACTTTATATTGCTGATTGCTTGCCTGCTCAATGGTCGTTTTCAATTGCGAACCGTTTATTTCGCCACCATAGATAAGTACATTGGTTTGCTGCCCCAAACTGAGGCTGGCACGGTACCAGGTTTTTACAATCAACCGATAGGCCACCATCATGAAGGAGCCCGACAGCAACGTAATAATTAAAATTGAAGTTGGAATCAGTACATGCGTCTGCCCAAAAGCGATCATACCAATGTTGATGGTACAAAGCATCAAAAACGAGGCAAACAAGGCAGTGGTGGTGCGGATAGCTTCGGCAAAACCAGAAAAACGGATAATGCCCTGGTATGTTTTAAAAACAAAAAAGAACAACGAATTAGTAATGATAACCAGAATGAGGTGTGTAAACAATGTTCCGGCGAGTACTACCTTAAAATCGAAATTGAAGCGCAGCAGGTTGGCGATAATGACCGACAAAGCGCCTATGAATGTGTCGAAAAGAAAGACCATCCATTTCGGTGCCACTTGATGGCTCAGCAGATACTTTCGAACCTTGTACACGGAATAGGATTTTTGTTTGGGTGAGTAAGAGGTTTGCAGTCAGTACCTATTCCCGTCAAATGTATGCCTATCCGTTATATTCACCAACGGACAGGCATACATTTTATTAGCGGGAATAAATATTTAAGCTGCTGTAATGCAATACTTTAGACATAGAAAACGGATTAATGCCCATGTGGGTCTTGTGTTGGAGCCTGTGCCGGCGCCACGTTTGGCTTTACATCCATAACTTCCAAATCGAAGATCAAATCGCTGAATGCTGGCAGTTTTTCGCCTTGTGCGTTGGAACCGTAAGCCAACATAGCAGGTACAAATAATTTCGCCTTAGTACCCTTGTTCAACAATACGATTGCATCATCCCAGCCGGGAACAACCGCACCTGTCTGTGCTACAAATTCAAATGGCCCAACGTGGCCGAAGGCTGGATCAACATTGGAATCGAACTTGGTACCGTTTTTAAGAGTGCCTGTATAGTTTACACTGATGAGCAAACCACTATCGGCTTTTGGACCATTGCCCTGACGTTCAATTTTAATGAATACGCCTTTGGGTGTTTTGGTGTAACCCGAAATTTTCTGCTCTTTCAGATACTCTTCCATAGCAGCAATTTCACGTTGTGTTTCTTTCTGGGCTTCCTGTTCCTGATCCTTATAGATTTCTTCTTGCCTGTTGAAAGTACCTAATACAGTAATGTAACCACGAATGGTACCCCCCCTGCTTAAACACATCGTTGTACATGAGGTAGCCACGCTTTTGCATGGTGTCTACATTGCGAATAAAAACAACAGAATCACCAATATTCATTTCGCCGAGGAAGTCGGTAAAATCATGCACATTTTTAGCTGAGGTATCAAACTGTCCGTAGGCAGGAATGTGCTTGTAAGTATCAACCAACACGCTATCGCCAATGGTAGCCCGGTAGTGCAGCTTTACAAACTGACCCGGCTTTACGGGTTGCTTTTTACCATTGTGAAAAATCTTGTACAAGATGCCGCTTTGTGTTTTTTGATAATCGGCATTGCCGCAGCCCATCAACAAGGCAGCCATGGCCACCGTCAAAAAAAGAAGACTATTTACTTTGCTGTTCAGTTTCATACAATGATTTATTGGTTTGACTTTCAGTATTTTACAATGCATTTCAAAAATTACTCAACAGTTTGTTGAACCTCGGTTCCCAATGATGCGGCGAGGTTAGGCAGCACTTCGTAAAAACGTTTTACCGTTTCTTCGAGACTGGCAGAAGACCGGCCACCGGCAGCATTTTTGTGTCCGCCACCTTCAAAATAAGCCCGGGCAAATTGATTAACATCTACATCTCCTTTACTTCTGAATGACCATTTCCGTTCTTCATCTCGGTCAATAACGATGGCGGCCATTTTTATGCCTTGAATGCTCAGCGGATAATTGACCAAGCCCTCTGTATCGCCGGTGGTAATATCAAATTTGTACAAATCAGCTTTGCTGATAACCATCAGCGCCGTATTCATTTCGTATATCACTTCCATCCTGTTGAGCAGCACATGACCAATGAAGCGCAGCCTGTTTTCCAGAAAGCTGTCGTAAATATGATCGTGTACCAGCGAATGTGCAAATCCTGTTTGCTTTAAATGAGCAATCATACTGTGCACGGAGGCTGTGGTAGAAGGAAAACGGAATGAACCCGTATCTGTCATTACCCCTGTATACAAACAGCGGGCCATATCTTGGTTGAGTAAGTGGCCACCACCCGATTCAACAATAAAATCATACACCATTTCACAGGTACTGCTTTTGCCTGTATCACTTATGCCGTAGGCAAACATGTGCGTTTGCGGCTCCTGATGATGATCAATGAGAATACGTAAACCACCCGCAGCTGCCAATGATGGCTCCATGCGTTTGGTACGAATGAGTGTATTAAAATCCAGACAAAACAACCAGTCGGCTTCTGCTATGAGTTGATCGGCATGCTTGGTTTTGGCTTCGTAATCAACTACGCTGTCTACGCCAGGCATCCAGTTGAGAAAAGCGGCCCAATTGGTAGGCGAAATAACTACAGCCTGGTGCCCCAAAGCTGTGAGGTAATGATACAGCCCCAATGTTGAGCCCATGGCATCCCCATCAGGTTTTTGGTGGCAGGTAATCACCACTTTCTTGGGCGTTTCCTTCAGCAGCGGGTAAAATGTATCGATTGTATTCATGATGAATTGGCCGCAAAATTCTGCCCACAGGGCCTTACAGGCAAATAAATGTTTGCAAGAATTGTCTCTCAGCTGTGTATAAATGCCTTTTGCGGCAGTTAGTGACCATTCGTAGCTGGGGTGCTTTTCCAAGCTATACCAAAAAGCAGTACAGCAAAAAGTCCGGCACTTGCTAATCCCGCAGCCATACAAATGGCCATTTGTATTTGGGAAATGTTGTTGTAGAAATACCAATAATAACCTGCTCCGCAAATGGTGACTATCAGTGCCAACAATATGCACCATAAGTTTTTGTAGAATTTCCCATTGCTTGATTGCCAATAACTTAGTGATACATATATACTGTAAGAAATCATACCAATACTTAACGGTACCAGCAACTGACCTACTGAATTGAAGGACGCTCCAAATAGCCAACCGTACACACTTGCCGGTAGGAAGGAAATGACGACCGCTGCCCCACTCATCGCCAGCAGCAATAACAGCAGCAAACGGAAAAATTTCCGGTACAGGCTTTTGTCAGGAATTTGCCCTGCATGCTGGCTGTAGAAAATCTGGCCTACGCTTCCGGGCAATAACAGGAGCGCTTCTGCCAGCGCCATGCTATTGGAAAACGAACCCAGCAGCGTAGCCGGCAATACAAAAAAGGGCAACCTGTTATTGATTAATCCTACCAACTGAACCGACTGATTGACAGCGCCTGCTTTCAGCATGGTTTGCAAAAGTGTTGCTTTGCTTGTGGTTTGAATACTGTCTCCTTCAATCGCAGCATCTTTTATCACCAAAAAATATTGAGCTGCCAACGCAATTGTCCAAACTAGCAACATGGCCAACAGAAAGCCGAGTTTGCCTAAACCTATCGCAATAAATAAGTAAGAAAACAATGCAATACCGGCTGCAGCACCCGTTCCACTCATATTGAACGCTCCAAACTTTTGCATACCCAACAATACATGCCCCTGAAAAGAAAATACAGCATTACAATAACCAGCAGCCATCAGCAAAATGGTTTCTGTAACAGTTAACTGAGCCAAGCAACCAGCCGCTCCACCGGCCAGCAATGCTACAGCTGCGGCCCATTGCAGATAAATATTGCGCAATGCTTTTCTCGAAAATTGCTGCATCAGATACACCACCGTTGCACCTCCAGCCATATCTGCCAGCAATAATATCAGCGCAATAATCAATGCATAAAGAGCACACACGCCACGGTCTGCCTCGCCCAATAATTGCGAAAGCAAAACAATGCTGGCAAAGTTGAACAATGCCGTGAGCAACTTAGCCCCCCACGAAAATGCAGCCAGTCTGTACATTGTTGCGAATATCAATTTTATTTGATTTGCCCACGAACGGGCAGATTGCCTTTATTTTGAATTTAATTTATTAATAGACCTCGTTGGTCAGTACAACCCATTGTAAAGAATATGTGCGGAATCGTTGGCTACATAGGTGAACGTCAGGCCTATCCGGTAGTAGTAAAAGGTTTGAAAAGATTAGAATACAGAGGTTATGATAGTGCAGGTGTAGCACTCATAGACCAGCAACAACTGAGCATTCATAAGAAAAAAGGTAAAGTAGCAGACATGGAAGAATCCATTGTTGGCGCTACGTTGGGCGGCCATATTGGTATCGGCCATACCCGTTGGGCCACACATGGCGAACCCAGCGACCGCAATGCCCATCCCCACCGTTCGGCTTCAGGAAAACTGGCCATGATACACAACGGTATCATTGAAAACTATGTTGCAATTAAAGAAGAACTGATGCACAAGGGGTATCAGTTCCTCAGCGATACCGATACAGAAGTGCTGCTCAATTTCATTGAAGACATTCGCATCAATAATGATTGTCCGCTTGAAGAAGCCTTACGCATTGCCCTGAAACGCATTGTGGGTGCCTACTGTATTTTATTGATTGACGAAGATGACCCCGATACCATTTTGGCTGCCCGCAAAGGTTCTCCGCTGGTTATTGGGATTGGTAAAAATGAACACTTCCTTGCCAGCGATGCATCACCCATTATTGAATACACCAAAGAAGTGGTGTATGTAAATGACTACCAGGTAGCCATTGTAAAAAAAGATGAGTTGGTGCTGAAAAACCTCGGCAATGAAAAAGTAACACCCTTTATTACCAAGCTCGATATGGAACTGGCAGCCATTGAAAAAGGCGGCTACGACCATTTCATGCTCAAAGAAATTCATGAGCAACCCACCACTATTTTCGATTGCCTGCGTGGCCGACTATTGCCCGAAACAGGCATGATAAAAATGGGAGGCATCGAAGCCAATATCGAAGCCCTCATCAATGCACCTCGCATCATTATTGTAGCCTGTGGTACCAGCTGGCATGCAGGTTTGGTAGCCGAATACCTGATTGAAGAAACCTGTCGCATACCCGTAGAAGTAGAATATGCTTCAGAATTCAGATACCGCAATCCCATCATTCAAAAAGGCGATGTGATAATCGCCATCAGCCAGAGTGGCGAAACAGCCGATACCCTGGTGGCATTGGAAAATGCCAAAGAGCAAGGTGCTTTCATTTTCGGTATTGTCAATAGTGTGGGTAGTAGCATTGCCCGCCTGAGCCATGCCGGAGCTTACACGCACAGCGGCCCAGAAATTGGCGTTGCCAGCACTAAAGCATTTACCGGACAGTTGGCCGTTATCACCATGATGGCTTTGAAAATGGCCAAAGCCAAAGGCAGCATCAGCGATGAGAAATACATGAACCTGCTGCACGAACTGCAGGCCATTCCTGAAAAAGTAGCTGCTATACTGAAAAATACTACTGGTATTGAAGCCATTGCAGACAAATACAAAGACGCTACTGATTTTCTGTTCCTTGGCCGAGGCTACAATTTCCCGGTGGCGCTGGAAGGTGCATTGAAGCTGAAGGAAATCAGCTACATACACGCCGAAGGCTACCCGGCTGCAGAAATGAAACATGGCCCGATTGCACTGGTAGATGAAAACCTGCCGGTGGTGTTTGTGACTACCCGGGATCGTTTCTATGAGAAAATTGTGTCCAACGTACAGGAAATCAAAGCCCGCAAAGGCAAGGTGATTTGCATCGCTTCCGAAGGCGACACAGTAATTCCGGAGATGGCCGACGACACCATTTTTGTACCCGATGCCGACGAATTGGTGGGCCCGTTGCTGAGTGTGGTGCCGCTACAACTGCTTAGTTATTATGTGGGACTGAAAAAAGGATATGATGTAGATAAACCCCGAAATCTGGCCAAAAGCGTAACGGTCGAGTAATTTCCGTAGGCTTTTCCACGCTTTTATGCCCCCTGTGGGAAACATTTGACAATGCCATCCTTACAGGTATGATGTGCGTTTTGGTACATTCGCAGGGCTATATTTTATGTGTAGCACAATATTTGAAGTAGAACACCGTTCGTTATTTAGCTAAAATGTATCCCAGATACTTATGAAACTTACCCAATTATTCTTCATCGCGGCTGTAATAGCAATTGCTCCGGCTTGTAAAAACGGCGGACCATTCAAAAAGAAGTTCGATAAATCGAACGCTACCGGCTGGAATTACAATGACAAAAACAGTGGCGGCTTCAACGTAGCCAAAGCCAAAGACATTAAGGCTGGACCTGGTTTGGTGTTTGTTCAGGGCGGTACTTTTGTAATGGGTGCTGCTGAGGAAGACGTAATGGCCGACTGGAACAACGTGCCGAAACGTGTCACCGTGAATTCGTTCTTCATCGACAAAACTGAAGTAGCCAACATTCACTACCGTGAATACCTGTTTTGGTTGAACCGCATTTTCGATCCGGCCGGCGACCCCGCCAATCAGCCGATTGTTGATGCTGCTTACCCCGATACCTTGGTTTGGCGTAGCGAACTGGCTTATAACGAACCGTATGTAGAATATTATTTCCGTCACCCAAGCTTCAACTACTACCCTGTGGTGGGTGTAAGTTGGAAGCAGGCTCACGACTATTGCTTGTGGCGTACCGACCGGGTGAATGAGCTGG
The Phnomibacter ginsenosidimutans genome window above contains:
- the glmS gene encoding glutamine--fructose-6-phosphate transaminase (isomerizing), whose amino-acid sequence is MCGIVGYIGERQAYPVVVKGLKRLEYRGYDSAGVALIDQQQLSIHKKKGKVADMEESIVGATLGGHIGIGHTRWATHGEPSDRNAHPHRSASGKLAMIHNGIIENYVAIKEELMHKGYQFLSDTDTEVLLNFIEDIRINNDCPLEEALRIALKRIVGAYCILLIDEDDPDTILAARKGSPLVIGIGKNEHFLASDASPIIEYTKEVVYVNDYQVAIVKKDELVLKNLGNEKVTPFITKLDMELAAIEKGGYDHFMLKEIHEQPTTIFDCLRGRLLPETGMIKMGGIEANIEALINAPRIIIVACGTSWHAGLVAEYLIEETCRIPVEVEYASEFRYRNPIIQKGDVIIAISQSGETADTLVALENAKEQGAFIFGIVNSVGSSIARLSHAGAYTHSGPEIGVASTKAFTGQLAVITMMALKMAKAKGSISDEKYMNLLHELQAIPEKVAAILKNTTGIEAIADKYKDATDFLFLGRGYNFPVALEGALKLKEISYIHAEGYPAAEMKHGPIALVDENLPVVFVTTRDRFYEKIVSNVQEIKARKGKVICIASEGDTVIPEMADDTIFVPDADELVGPLLSVVPLQLLSYYVGLKKGYDVDKPRNLAKSVTVE